One window of the Ictidomys tridecemlineatus isolate mIctTri1 chromosome 11, mIctTri1.hap1, whole genome shotgun sequence genome contains the following:
- the Errfi1 gene encoding ERBB receptor feedback inhibitor 1, producing MSTAGVAAQEIRVPLKTGFLHNGQAMGNRKTCWGSRSEFGHNFLNIDPITMAYSLSSPQEHLPSIGHTSQSAPMNGCSFVENGPSQKSSLPPLIIPPSDSMGQREEDPVVCGFRKLSVNGLCTSTPPLTPMKPCPSPFPCAAPCERGSRPLPPLPISEDLSLDDTDCEVEFLTSSDTDFLLEDCALSDFKYDVPGRRSFRGCGQINYAYFDTPAVSAADLSHTSDQIGGVSNPNPPPPQTHRRLRRSHSGPAGSFNKPAIRVSSYTHRASPNSDEDKPEIPPRVPIPPRPVKPDYRRWSAEVTSSTYSDEDRPPKVPPREPLSRSNSRTPSPKSLPSYLNGVMPPTQSFAPDPKYVSSKALQRQNSEGSANKVPCILPIIENGKKVSSTHYYLLPERPPYLDRFEKFFREAEEADTGTRLQPVPADCSAPSTVEPLDCKAKTDLGSHGKRKHLSYVVSP from the exons ATGTCAACAGCAGGAGTTGCTGCTCAGGAGATCAGAGTCCCATTGAAAACTGGATTTCTGCATAATGGCCAGGCCATGGGGAACAGGAAGACCTGCTGGGGCAGTCGCAGTGAGTTTGGACA taACTTCTTAAATATTGACCCGATAACCATGGCCTACAGTCTGAGCTCTCCTCAGGAGCACCTCCCGTCCATTG GGCACACTTCGCAGTCGGCTCCAATGAATGGCTGCTCCTTTGTGGAAAATGGTCCATCTCAAAAGTCCAGCCTGCCCCCTCTTATCATTCCCCCCAGTGACAGTATGGGACAGCGTGAAGAGGATCCAGTTGTCTGTGGCTTCAGGAAGCTCTCGGTGAATGGGCTCTGCACGTCCACGCCTCCGCTCACACCCATGaagccctgcccctcccccttcccctgtGCAGCTCCCTGTGAGCGGGGCTCTCGGCCCCTCCCGCCACTGCCCATCTCCGAAGACCTCTCTCTGGACGACACAGACTGTGAGGTGGAATTCCTAACTAGCTCAGATACAGACTTCCTTCTAGAAGACTGTGcactttctgatttcaaatatGATGTTCCTGGTAGGCGAAGCTTCCGTGGGTGTGGACAGATCAACTATGCATATTTTGACACCCCAGCTGTTTCTGCAGCAGATCTTAGCCACACATCTGACCAAATCGGAGGTGTCTCAAATCCAAATCCTCCTCCACCTCAAACCCACCGCAGATTAAGAAGGTCTCATTCGGGCCCAGCTGGGTCCTTTAACAAGCCAGCCATTCGGGTGTCCAGCTATACCCACAGAGCTTCTCCTAACTCTGACGAAGACAAACCTGAGATTCCTCCCAGGGTTCCCATACCTCCCCGGCCAGTAAAGCCAGACTACAGACGGTGGTCTGCAGAGGTCACTTCCAGCACCTACAGTGACGAAGACAGGCCTCCCAAAGTGCCACCGAGAGAACCTTTGTCCAGGAGTAACTCCCGCACGCCCAGTCCTAAAAGCCTTCCATCGTACCTCAATGGGGTCATGCCCCCGACACAGAGCTTTGCCCCCGACCCCAAGTACGTCAGCAGCAAAGCCCTGCAAAGACAGAACAGCGAGGGGTCTGCCAACAAGGTTCCCTGCATCCTGCCCATTATTGAAAATGGGAAGAAGGTCAGTTCAACGCATTATTACCTACTACCTGAGAGACCGCCGTACCTGGACAGATTCGAGAAGTTCTTCAGGGAAGCAGAGGAAGCAGACACGGGCACTCGGCTCCAGCCAGTGCCCGCTGACTGCAGTGCGCCTTCCACCGTGGAACCGCTGGACTGCAAGGCAAAAACGGACCTGGGCAGCCACGGGAAGCGGAAACACTTGTCCTATGTGGTTTCCCCCTAG